Proteins encoded within one genomic window of Pigmentiphaga sp. H8:
- a CDS encoding VOC family protein produces the protein MTERSSSIQGLHHITLCTATAQGDVDFFVKVMGQRFIKQTLFYDGKIPIYHLYFSDADGTPGTVMTTFPMRRTELVGRKGSGQFTAIAYSVPPGSLDFWREHFRRNGIAIAGESERFGEKYLRVVHAGIDFEVVEDPTDQRKPWKSDYVPEQYAVRGFHNWTVTVRELEDMDTFMHAAWSFRRTLSDGLFTRYEVAEGGAGKRIDILHAPDLRQGTWTVAEGIVHHGAFDVPDYDTQMRVKLETEGMGFTDFSDRKNRGYFESTYVRTPGGAMFEATKSLGFKMDETEEELGTDLKISPQFDVSHEELKAFMQKADPIHL, from the coding sequence ATGACCGAACGCTCTAGCTCGATACAGGGCCTGCATCACATCACGCTGTGCACCGCCACGGCGCAAGGCGATGTGGATTTCTTCGTAAAGGTGATGGGGCAGCGCTTCATCAAGCAGACGCTGTTCTACGACGGCAAGATTCCCATCTATCACTTGTACTTCAGCGACGCCGACGGCACGCCCGGAACGGTCATGACGACCTTCCCCATGCGCCGCACCGAACTGGTGGGCCGCAAGGGCTCGGGGCAGTTCACCGCGATCGCGTATTCGGTCCCCCCGGGTTCGCTCGATTTCTGGCGCGAGCATTTCCGCCGCAACGGCATCGCCATCGCCGGCGAGTCGGAACGCTTCGGCGAGAAATACCTGCGCGTGGTCCATGCCGGCATCGATTTCGAAGTGGTCGAGGACCCGACCGACCAGCGCAAGCCCTGGAAATCCGACTACGTTCCCGAGCAGTACGCCGTGCGCGGCTTCCACAACTGGACCGTGACCGTGCGCGAGCTGGAGGACATGGACACCTTCATGCACGCGGCCTGGAGCTTCCGCCGCACGCTGTCCGACGGACTGTTCACGCGCTACGAGGTGGCCGAGGGTGGCGCCGGCAAGCGCATCGACATCCTGCATGCGCCCGACCTGCGGCAGGGCACGTGGACGGTGGCCGAGGGCATCGTCCACCACGGGGCCTTCGACGTGCCGGACTACGACACGCAGATGCGCGTCAAGCTCGAGACCGAGGGCATGGGCTTCACCGATTTCTCCGACCGCAAGAACCGCGGCTACTTCGAATCCACCTACGTGCGGACCCCGGGCGGAGCGATGTTCGAAGCCACCAAGTCGCTGGGCTTCAAGATGGACGAGACCGAGGAAGAACTCGGCACCGACCTGAAGATCTCCCCGCAGTTCGACGTCTCGCACGAAGAGCTCAAGGCCTTCATGCAGAAGGCAGATCCCATCCACCTCTGA
- a CDS encoding alpha/beta fold hydrolase has product MNTFTTFGTGPRKVLVLPGLFGARPLEPMLAMADGDACQYVVMDYRGYGASRALPGLCHLREVVIDAIRLLDYLGWTHAHVLGHSMGALAAQMLAVAAPRRIRSIVSLAGLNAQGASRDPAHRRLMSEAAHDLSKRAAIIDNGTGKRHGAAQVRQLAEASWNTMKPEAFAAYAADAAATDIHREVDGSTVPFHAIVGAHDPAASEKSARETSLRWYRDSSLTVLADAGHYPSIETPVQAIAAIESFLSQAESAAREKEKLAA; this is encoded by the coding sequence ATGAATACATTCACCACCTTCGGCACCGGCCCCCGGAAAGTGCTGGTCCTGCCGGGCCTGTTCGGCGCCCGGCCGCTGGAGCCCATGCTTGCGATGGCAGACGGCGACGCATGCCAGTACGTCGTCATGGACTACCGCGGCTACGGCGCCTCGCGGGCCCTGCCCGGCCTGTGCCACCTGCGCGAAGTCGTCATCGACGCCATCCGCCTGCTGGACTACCTGGGCTGGACGCATGCCCACGTGCTCGGCCATTCGATGGGCGCGCTGGCCGCGCAGATGCTGGCGGTAGCCGCGCCGCGGCGCATCCGCTCCATCGTCTCGCTGGCCGGACTGAACGCCCAGGGCGCCTCCCGCGATCCCGCCCACCGGCGCCTGATGAGCGAAGCCGCGCACGACCTGTCCAAGCGCGCGGCCATCATCGACAACGGCACGGGCAAGCGCCATGGCGCCGCGCAGGTCCGCCAACTGGCCGAGGCCTCCTGGAACACGATGAAGCCCGAAGCCTTCGCCGCCTATGCCGCGGACGCGGCCGCCACCGACATCCATCGCGAGGTCGACGGCAGCACCGTACCCTTCCATGCCATCGTGGGCGCGCACGACCCCGCCGCGAGCGAGAAGTCCGCGCGGGAAACCAGCCTGCGCTGGTACCGCGACAGCAGCCTTACGGTTCTGGCCGACGCCGGCCACTACCCCTCGATCGAAACGCCGGTGCAGGCCATCGCGGCGATCGAATCCTTCCTGAGCCAGGCCGAATCGGCCGCGCGCGAGAAAGAGAAACTGGCGGCCTGA